The following proteins are encoded in a genomic region of Methanomassiliicoccales archaeon:
- the glyS gene encoding glycine--tRNA ligase, whose translation MNQMKEVNSGEILSLCKRRGFIYPAFEIYGGIAGLYDYGPLGTALKANIVELWRRIYAMQEGFVEIDGDNIGPEAVFKASGHVDNFTDLSVTCKACGESFRADHLTKGLHPNPDSLSIEELQKLLRDNNVRCQCGGEFGDVEEFNLMFKTKIGPGNGRTGYLRPETAQSIFVNYANLYRHCRERLPFGCIQVGRGFRNEISPRQGVIRLREFNMMEAELFVDPEDKTWLRYNDIKDNKVKLVPNIGEEEVEITYGEAVDKGTIGNQTLAYFMWVTYDFLTSAGIDPARLRFRQHLKTEMAHYASDCWDAEVLISFGWTEIVGIADRGCWDLSRHMEFSKADLTAFKRFDEPKDVECDAVRPKFGALGPRFKGAAGDIKKQLEVMDASAVHDGMVTVTVDGQNVDLDTMYYEVVRVKEKVNGVKVTPHVIEPSHGLDRILYSCLEHAYREKDGYVTLGLKPQVAPIKVGVFPLMTKDGMGEVAKALDLALREEGIATYYDDSGSIGRRYARMDEAGTPWCVTVDYDTLEKGDVTIRERDTAEQTRVPADDVVTLIKERLRRKLSC comes from the coding sequence ATGAACCAGATGAAGGAGGTCAACTCTGGTGAGATCCTCTCCCTGTGCAAGAGGAGAGGGTTCATCTACCCCGCCTTTGAGATATACGGCGGCATCGCTGGCCTGTACGACTACGGGCCGCTGGGCACGGCGCTGAAGGCCAATATCGTGGAGCTGTGGCGCCGGATCTACGCGATGCAGGAAGGGTTCGTGGAGATAGACGGCGACAACATCGGGCCGGAGGCGGTATTCAAGGCCTCCGGGCACGTGGACAACTTCACCGATCTTTCCGTTACTTGCAAGGCGTGCGGAGAATCGTTCCGCGCGGACCACCTGACAAAGGGGCTCCACCCCAACCCCGACTCCCTTTCCATCGAAGAGCTGCAGAAGCTCCTGCGCGACAACAACGTCCGCTGCCAGTGCGGCGGGGAGTTCGGCGACGTGGAAGAGTTCAACCTCATGTTCAAAACGAAGATCGGGCCAGGGAACGGCCGCACCGGCTACCTCCGCCCGGAGACGGCGCAGTCCATCTTCGTGAACTACGCCAACCTCTATCGTCACTGCCGTGAACGATTGCCGTTCGGCTGCATACAGGTCGGTCGCGGCTTCCGCAATGAGATCTCCCCGCGCCAAGGCGTCATAAGGCTGCGGGAGTTCAACATGATGGAGGCCGAGCTCTTCGTGGACCCGGAGGACAAGACCTGGCTCCGTTATAATGACATTAAGGATAACAAGGTGAAGCTGGTCCCCAACATCGGGGAGGAGGAGGTCGAGATCACCTACGGTGAGGCCGTGGACAAGGGAACGATAGGGAACCAGACCTTGGCCTACTTCATGTGGGTGACCTACGATTTCTTGACCTCCGCGGGCATCGATCCGGCACGATTGCGCTTCCGCCAGCATCTTAAGACGGAGATGGCGCACTACGCTTCCGACTGCTGGGACGCCGAGGTGCTCATAAGCTTCGGCTGGACGGAGATCGTGGGCATTGCCGACCGCGGCTGCTGGGACCTGTCCCGGCACATGGAGTTCTCCAAGGCGGACCTGACCGCGTTCAAGCGCTTCGACGAGCCGAAGGACGTGGAGTGCGACGCCGTCCGTCCGAAGTTCGGTGCGCTCGGCCCTCGCTTCAAGGGCGCGGCCGGGGACATCAAGAAGCAGTTGGAGGTCATGGACGCCTCAGCGGTGCATGACGGAATGGTCACGGTCACCGTCGACGGCCAGAACGTGGACCTGGACACCATGTACTATGAGGTGGTCCGGGTCAAGGAGAAGGTGAACGGCGTGAAGGTGACGCCGCACGTCATCGAGCCGTCCCATGGCCTGGACCGCATACTATACAGCTGTCTGGAGCACGCTTACCGGGAAAAGGACGGGTACGTCACCCTCGGACTAAAACCGCAGGTGGCGCCCATCAAAGTAGGGGTGTTCCCGCTCATGACCAAGGACGGCATGGGAGAGGTGGCCAAGGCCCTGGACCTTGCTCTGCGGGAGGAGGGCATCGCCACCTACTATGACGATTCCGGTTCCATCGGCCGGCGCTACGCGCGCATGGACGAGGCCGGGACGCCCTGGTGCGTCACCGTGGACTATGACACGCTCGAGAAGGGCGACGTGACCATCAGGGAACGGGACACCGCCGAGCAGACGCGGGTCCCGGCCGACGACGTGGTGACGCTCATCAAAGAGCGCCTGCGGCGCAAACTATCTTGCTGA
- a CDS encoding CBS domain-containing protein, whose product MIGESIEGLKKRELLRSLIDSNKVEDLMKKKFETVDPEMTLSDVVAKMRSSDMHEIPVVDGKKLLGVISYGTVIRKKNLVIGTKARTMVESTPEITLETPITEIAEHFLSSGYRQLPVTKGKAVQGIITRAGIISVLTKLKDVKALKVADLMSSGTRSVHEKDLIKDAMSLMRELEVRTVPVVDDNDRLIGIIGIKDIVQYSWSGSGTQAQGRRDMGGNNNPVELEVRSLMHDSPVTLAPEDPLTKAIETMVDRNISTIPIISKDHMVGIITKYDILELVASVRNRDMVYTQISGLEEEDRFSLDVMEKEIQSGLAKISKFTRPLLFTIHVSKHNREGTRAKYSLTGRLSTEGSHYMAKAVDWSLGQTTVELMDRLDRIVTDKKEHNEDMRTKKNRR is encoded by the coding sequence ATGATAGGAGAAAGCATCGAGGGATTGAAGAAAAGGGAGCTGCTCAGGTCCCTCATCGACTCTAACAAGGTCGAGGACCTGATGAAGAAGAAGTTCGAGACCGTAGACCCGGAGATGACCCTCTCTGACGTGGTGGCTAAGATGAGGTCGTCCGACATGCACGAGATACCTGTGGTGGACGGCAAGAAACTGCTGGGGGTCATCAGCTACGGCACGGTGATCAGGAAGAAGAACCTGGTCATTGGCACCAAGGCCAGGACCATGGTGGAGAGCACCCCGGAGATCACCTTGGAGACGCCGATCACCGAGATAGCCGAGCATTTCCTTTCCTCTGGATACCGCCAATTGCCTGTGACCAAGGGGAAGGCGGTGCAGGGCATAATCACCCGCGCTGGCATAATCTCCGTCCTCACCAAGCTGAAGGACGTGAAAGCCCTGAAGGTGGCCGACCTGATGAGCAGCGGCACCCGTTCCGTTCACGAGAAGGACCTAATCAAGGACGCCATGTCCCTGATGCGGGAGCTGGAGGTGCGCACCGTCCCGGTGGTCGACGACAATGACCGGTTGATCGGTATAATAGGCATCAAGGACATCGTGCAATACTCCTGGAGCGGCTCAGGCACCCAGGCCCAGGGCCGTCGGGACATGGGAGGAAATAACAACCCGGTGGAGCTGGAGGTGCGCTCGCTGATGCACGACTCGCCGGTGACGCTAGCCCCCGAGGACCCGTTGACGAAAGCGATAGAGACCATGGTGGACCGAAACATATCGACGATACCCATCATCTCCAAGGACCACATGGTGGGGATCATCACCAAGTACGACATCCTGGAGCTGGTGGCGTCCGTGCGCAACCGGGACATGGTCTACACCCAGATATCCGGCCTGGAGGAGGAGGACCGCTTCTCCCTGGACGTCATGGAGAAGGAGATACAGTCCGGTCTGGCCAAGATCTCCAAGTTCACCCGGCCCCTGCTCTTCACCATACATGTCAGCAAGCACAATCGGGAGGGCACCAGGGCCAAGTACTCGCTGACCGGCAGACTGAGCACGGAAGGCTCGCACTACATGGCCAAGGCCGTGGACTGGTCGCTCGGGCAGACCACCGTGGAGCTGATGGACCGCCTGGACCGTATCGTCACGGATAAGAAGGAGCATAACGAGGATATGCGCACCAAGAAGAACCGCCGCTGA
- a CDS encoding valine--tRNA ligase: MSQYEAIPTERKWQKQWKDWELYKFEMDSDRPVYSIDNPPRYASGALHLGHATGYSLIDFAARYHRQRGYNVMFPLCFDVNGTPVEVRVEKKFGINKYSVPRQKYIEMCEEYANSFIESMKAQFEILGESMDPSVYYQTDAPYYRRITQITFIKMLEKGLAYKGEYPVNWCPRCITALADAEVEYDQNVTKLNYVKFPLADLDENIIIATTRPELICTCQTIAVHPNDARYAELVGQYVITPVFGKKVKVIADEKVDPAFGSGIVMICTIGDKTDLEWVMKYKLPLDKGIDEEGRMTAIAGPYEGMPVKDARAKIIKDLLAQGLIVKQEEQVQNRSICWRCHAPIEFLQVKQWFLKTMPFKEQVLAKADEIKWFPEFMKVRLQDWVNSLQWDWVLSRQRYFATPIPVWECQNCDFVLPAKEEDCYMDPTVKNPYLEKCPMCGGELKGCPDVFDTWMDSSVSPLYNTFWKRDEEKFKKLYPMSLRPQSHDIIRTWAFYTILREYLLTDEKPWEHIMIHGFIMAPDGTPMHTSIGNVIDPMPLLESYGTDALRYYACTCTLGEDHAFRERDVVHGKKLCTKIWNLGKLIEMTVTERPERVQLKPIDRWIMSRYTKVLETVTGHLDNYNFDKAMREVENFAWKEFADHYVEMTKHRTRTNDKSVRYTLYTVYLGILKMMAPMLPHVTEDAYQAFAAMDDSKSIHISKWPEPEHIDEEAEVKGELTKDIIAAVRTWKAEKKYPLNKELLNVEIVGKGALALKGYEQDIAMTVRAGRVEVLEKVQLNECPIQVKPVHAKIGPLFKNLARDVVAQIAAIEPETAMRKLAEGGFEVTLDNGRSVLITSDLVEVVCELQFKGKSVETIQVRDLLVVIEVK; encoded by the coding sequence ATGTCACAGTATGAAGCGATACCCACGGAGAGGAAGTGGCAGAAACAGTGGAAGGACTGGGAGCTGTACAAGTTCGAGATGGATTCCGATCGGCCGGTCTATTCCATCGACAACCCGCCCCGCTACGCCTCTGGCGCCCTGCATCTGGGCCACGCCACCGGCTATTCGCTCATCGATTTCGCCGCCCGTTACCACCGGCAGCGCGGCTACAATGTCATGTTCCCCCTCTGCTTTGATGTGAACGGCACGCCAGTGGAGGTGAGGGTGGAGAAGAAGTTCGGCATCAACAAGTACTCCGTGCCCCGCCAGAAGTACATCGAGATGTGCGAGGAGTACGCCAACTCCTTCATCGAGTCCATGAAGGCCCAGTTCGAGATCCTAGGGGAGAGCATGGACCCCTCCGTCTACTATCAGACGGACGCTCCTTATTACAGGCGCATCACCCAGATCACCTTCATCAAGATGCTGGAGAAGGGGCTCGCGTACAAAGGTGAGTACCCGGTCAACTGGTGCCCGCGCTGCATAACGGCGTTGGCGGACGCCGAGGTGGAATACGACCAGAACGTCACCAAGCTTAACTACGTCAAGTTCCCCCTGGCGGACCTAGACGAGAATATAATCATCGCCACCACCCGCCCGGAGCTCATCTGCACCTGCCAGACCATCGCCGTGCATCCTAACGACGCACGCTACGCGGAACTAGTCGGCCAATACGTCATCACCCCGGTGTTCGGGAAGAAGGTCAAGGTCATCGCCGACGAGAAGGTCGACCCGGCCTTCGGCTCCGGCATCGTCATGATCTGCACCATCGGGGACAAGACCGACCTGGAATGGGTCATGAAGTACAAGCTGCCCCTGGACAAGGGTATCGACGAGGAAGGGCGCATGACGGCCATAGCCGGTCCTTACGAGGGCATGCCGGTGAAGGACGCCCGAGCCAAGATCATCAAGGACCTGCTGGCCCAGGGCCTCATAGTCAAGCAGGAGGAGCAGGTGCAGAACCGCAGCATCTGCTGGAGGTGCCACGCTCCCATCGAGTTCCTGCAGGTCAAGCAGTGGTTCCTCAAGACCATGCCCTTCAAGGAACAGGTGCTGGCCAAGGCCGACGAGATAAAGTGGTTCCCGGAGTTCATGAAGGTCCGGCTGCAGGACTGGGTCAACTCGCTGCAGTGGGACTGGGTGCTGTCGCGTCAGCGCTACTTCGCCACGCCCATCCCGGTGTGGGAGTGCCAGAACTGCGATTTCGTGCTGCCGGCCAAAGAGGAAGATTGTTACATGGACCCCACGGTGAAGAATCCGTACCTGGAGAAGTGCCCCATGTGCGGCGGGGAGCTGAAGGGCTGCCCGGACGTGTTCGACACCTGGATGGACTCCTCCGTGTCGCCGCTCTACAACACCTTCTGGAAGCGGGACGAGGAGAAGTTCAAGAAACTGTACCCGATGTCCCTGCGGCCGCAGTCGCATGACATCATCCGCACCTGGGCCTTCTACACCATCCTACGGGAGTATCTGCTTACTGACGAGAAGCCCTGGGAGCACATCATGATCCACGGGTTCATCATGGCTCCGGACGGAACGCCGATGCACACCTCGATCGGGAACGTGATAGACCCCATGCCGCTGCTGGAGAGCTATGGGACGGACGCTCTGCGCTACTACGCCTGCACCTGCACTCTAGGCGAGGACCACGCCTTCCGCGAGAGGGACGTCGTGCACGGCAAGAAGCTGTGCACCAAGATCTGGAACCTCGGCAAGCTCATCGAGATGACGGTGACGGAGAGGCCGGAGAGGGTGCAGTTGAAGCCCATCGACCGCTGGATCATGAGCCGCTACACCAAGGTCCTGGAGACGGTCACCGGGCATCTGGACAACTACAATTTCGATAAAGCGATGCGGGAAGTGGAGAACTTCGCCTGGAAGGAGTTCGCCGACCACTACGTGGAGATGACCAAGCACCGCACGCGGACCAACGACAAATCCGTGCGTTACACGCTGTACACGGTCTACCTGGGCATACTGAAGATGATGGCCCCGATGCTGCCGCACGTGACCGAGGATGCGTACCAGGCGTTCGCCGCCATGGACGACTCGAAGTCCATCCACATCAGCAAGTGGCCGGAGCCGGAGCACATCGACGAGGAGGCGGAGGTCAAGGGCGAGCTGACCAAGGACATCATCGCCGCCGTGCGCACCTGGAAGGCGGAGAAGAAGTATCCTTTGAACAAGGAGCTCCTGAATGTGGAGATCGTCGGAAAGGGCGCCTTGGCCTTGAAGGGATATGAACAGGACATCGCCATGACCGTGCGCGCGGGCAGGGTCGAGGTCCTGGAAAAGGTCCAGCTGAACGAGTGCCCCATTCAGGTGAAACCGGTCCACGCCAAGATCGGCCCCCTGTTCAAGAACCTGGCCCGGGACGTGGTAGCGCAGATCGCGGCCATCGAACCGGAGACGGCCATGCGAAAGCTGGCCGAAGGCGGGTTCGAGGTCACCCTGGACAACGGGCGGTCGGTGCTCATCACCAGCGACCTGGTGGAGGTCGTCTGCGAGCTGCAGTTCAAGGGAAAGTCCGTGGAGACCATTCAGGTCAGGGACCTGCTGGTGGTCATTGAAGTCAAATGA
- a CDS encoding winged helix-turn-helix domain-containing protein, which produces MKTILWWLIAGSKGGINRARIIEALHGRPYNANQLTVMLGLDYKTIRHHLKVLVDNRIIESNTGEKYGTMYFLSTEMEGNYNLFIEIYSKFRDKPTMVKREE; this is translated from the coding sequence ATGAAGACGATTCTATGGTGGTTGATCGCAGGTTCTAAGGGTGGCATCAACCGTGCAAGGATCATAGAGGCTCTCCACGGAAGGCCATACAACGCCAACCAGCTGACGGTGATGTTGGGACTCGACTACAAGACCATCCGCCATCATCTTAAGGTCCTAGTTGACAACAGGATCATCGAATCAAATACTGGTGAAAAGTATGGCACGATGTACTTTCTCTCCACGGAAATGGAGGGGAATTATAACCTGTTCATTGAGATATACAGCAAGTTCAGGGATAAACCAACTATGGTTAAAAGGGAGGAATGA